A single window of Chlamydiota bacterium DNA harbors:
- a CDS encoding type II secretion system F family protein — translation MPKFNYVATNAEGKQLKGSLSADNTLNAINLLRGKGLYPLNVTEASESVAPESMSLAPQTQEKEGRPSFLKKLFRGKIRPKALTLFTRQLAVLIDAGLPILKCLHLLTEQEKNKTFKDLIRSLADSVEGGSTFSESLGRHPKTFSKLYSSMVRAGEAGGILDEVLNRLAEFMEKSQRLKAKIKSAMIYPTLVLIFAFAIVTFLVTVIIPKFADIFLELDIDLPTLTKIMIGISDFTKRRWYLFILAFSLLITILKLVNRTQKGKFRLDQTKLHLPIFGEIIRKIAIARFSRTLGTLISSGVPILKALTIVRDTIGNEVVVKAVTLVHDSIREGESIVGPLRESRVFPPMVTGMIDVGEQTGNLAEMLVKIADTYDEEIDVTVQGLTSVLEPLLIVTLAVIVGFIVIAMFLPLIKLMQGLS, via the coding sequence ATGCCAAAATTCAACTATGTTGCCACCAATGCAGAAGGTAAACAGCTCAAAGGATCTTTGAGTGCCGATAACACCTTAAATGCCATTAACCTATTAAGAGGTAAGGGTCTCTATCCTCTCAACGTAACCGAAGCCTCAGAGTCTGTGGCTCCTGAATCCATGAGCCTCGCCCCTCAAACCCAAGAAAAAGAGGGACGACCTTCATTCTTAAAAAAACTATTCAGGGGAAAGATCCGACCCAAGGCACTCACCCTTTTCACCCGTCAACTGGCGGTCTTAATCGATGCGGGTCTTCCTATTCTAAAATGTCTTCACCTTTTGACAGAGCAGGAAAAAAATAAGACCTTCAAAGACCTGATCAGGTCTTTGGCCGATTCTGTCGAAGGAGGAAGTACATTTTCAGAATCCCTCGGAAGACACCCGAAGACCTTTTCAAAACTTTATTCGAGCATGGTGCGTGCAGGAGAAGCGGGGGGTATTCTTGATGAGGTTTTGAACCGGCTAGCAGAATTCATGGAGAAAAGCCAACGCCTGAAAGCCAAAATTAAGTCAGCCATGATTTACCCCACCCTCGTTCTTATCTTTGCTTTTGCAATTGTGACCTTTCTTGTGACCGTCATCATTCCAAAATTTGCAGACATCTTTCTCGAACTGGACATTGATCTTCCCACTCTGACCAAGATCATGATTGGCATCAGCGATTTCACAAAGAGACGCTGGTATCTTTTTATCTTGGCCTTTTCTCTTCTCATCACCATTTTAAAATTGGTCAATCGAACGCAGAAAGGAAAATTTCGATTAGATCAAACTAAATTACATCTACCCATTTTCGGAGAGATTATTCGAAAAATTGCTATTGCCCGATTTTCAAGAACCCTTGGAACATTGATTTCAAGTGGCGTTCCCATCCTAAAGGCACTGACCATTGTTCGAGATACCATCGGCAATGAAGTGGTGGTCAAAGCCGTCACCTTGGTGCATGACAGCATTCGGGAGGGGGAATCCATTGTAGGCCCCCTTCGAGAGAGCCGGGTATTTCCGCCCATGGTGACCGGAATGATCGATGTTGGGGAACAAACAGGAAATCTTGCAGAAATGTTGGTCAAAATTGCCGATACCTACGATGAAGAGATTGATGTCACCGTCCAAGGGCTCACCTCGGTCTTAGAACCCCTTCTCATTGTTACCTTGGCTGTCATCGTTGGATTTATCGTGATTGCGATGTTTCTTCCCCTCATCAAACTGATGCAGGGACTTTCGTAA
- the gspE gene encoding type II secretion system ATPase GspE, which translates to MNEHFHLSYLDRILLEKGLVTQQQLDEAHEEHLRTGKSLGHVLINFGFLSEDEILSALGEQLDMEKVSLREMEIPPEVIKSVNSSTAKLYGIVPLRLKEGLLTIAMADPLNPDVLDDLRFLLGYEIKGAMSNEEDMVYAIDKYYGQADESIESLLGEMQTELSLGEDLSDTETLDVGNLKELAREAPVVKLLNLILIQAIKDRASDIHFEPFETEFKVRYRVDGTLYEMVPPPKRLALALTSRIKVMADMNIAERRLPQDGRIQLNIAGRHIDLRVSTLPTQFGESVVMRVLDKTVVSLELSQLGLAEDHLKIMEEMIEKPNGIIIVTGPTGSGKTTTLYSSLKKINTIDAKIITTEDPIEYEIDGIMQIAIKSEIGLTFARCLRSILRQDPDRIMVGEIRDLETAQIAIQASLTGHLVFTTLHTNDAAGCIARLTDMGAEPFLISSTLIAAVAQRLVRKVCTECKEPVTLSLDLLEQLHLSQKDIEGITFYRGQGCSKCNNTGYKGRSAIFEILRISEPIRELILERAPSSLIKQKARETGMRTLREDALLKLYDGITTFEEIAKET; encoded by the coding sequence ATGAATGAACATTTTCATTTAAGTTATTTAGATCGCATTCTTCTAGAGAAAGGGCTGGTCACCCAACAGCAATTGGATGAAGCTCATGAAGAACATTTACGCACAGGAAAGTCTCTGGGCCATGTTCTTATTAATTTTGGATTTCTCTCTGAAGATGAGATTTTATCAGCCTTAGGTGAGCAACTTGACATGGAAAAGGTCTCCTTAAGGGAGATGGAGATTCCTCCGGAGGTTATCAAAAGTGTCAATTCATCGACGGCCAAACTGTATGGCATTGTCCCCTTGAGACTTAAAGAAGGACTTCTGACCATTGCCATGGCGGACCCCCTCAACCCAGATGTTTTAGACGATCTACGATTTCTTCTGGGATATGAGATTAAGGGGGCCATGAGCAATGAAGAAGATATGGTCTATGCCATCGATAAATATTATGGCCAAGCGGATGAATCGATTGAAAGTTTACTGGGAGAAATGCAAACCGAACTTTCCTTGGGAGAGGATCTCAGCGACACAGAGACGCTGGATGTTGGGAACCTCAAAGAATTGGCTCGGGAAGCCCCTGTCGTTAAACTCCTTAATCTGATATTGATTCAAGCTATTAAAGACCGGGCGAGTGATATCCATTTTGAGCCTTTCGAAACAGAGTTCAAAGTGCGTTATCGTGTGGATGGAACCTTGTATGAAATGGTCCCTCCCCCCAAACGGCTTGCCTTGGCCCTTACCTCCAGAATTAAAGTCATGGCGGATATGAACATCGCGGAAAGGCGCCTTCCTCAAGACGGCCGTATCCAATTGAATATCGCGGGTCGCCATATCGATCTAAGAGTTTCAACCCTTCCCACTCAATTTGGTGAAAGCGTTGTGATGAGAGTCTTGGATAAAACGGTCGTCTCACTTGAACTGAGTCAATTGGGCCTGGCCGAAGACCATTTAAAGATTATGGAAGAAATGATTGAAAAGCCCAATGGCATTATCATTGTCACAGGTCCTACCGGTTCAGGAAAAACAACCACACTCTATTCATCTCTTAAAAAAATTAATACCATTGATGCCAAAATCATTACGACCGAAGACCCGATCGAATATGAAATTGATGGAATCATGCAAATTGCCATCAAAAGCGAAATTGGCCTTACCTTCGCCCGATGCCTGAGAAGCATTTTACGGCAAGACCCTGACCGAATCATGGTGGGAGAAATCAGAGACCTTGAAACCGCTCAAATTGCCATCCAGGCCTCCTTAACAGGTCATTTGGTCTTTACAACCCTTCACACCAATGATGCCGCAGGGTGCATTGCACGTTTGACCGATATGGGGGCAGAACCCTTTTTGATTAGTTCAACCTTGATCGCCGCTGTTGCCCAGCGTTTGGTCCGCAAGGTCTGCACAGAATGTAAGGAACCCGTCACCCTTTCTCTAGATTTACTCGAGCAATTGCATCTTTCTCAAAAGGACATCGAAGGCATTACATTTTATCGAGGACAGGGATGTTCAAAATGTAACAACACCGGTTACAAGGGCCGATCGGCTATTTTTGAGATATTAAGAATTTCTGAACCGATTCGAGAACTTATTTTAGAGAGAGCTCCTTCTTCTCTCATTAAACAAAAAGCTCGCGAGACCGGAATGCGCACCTTGAGGGAAGATGCACTTCTTAAGCTCTATGATGGAATCACAACTTTTGAAGAAATTGCAAAGGAAACATAA